Genomic segment of Paenalkalicoccus suaedae:
AGTAATGACATCTCCATCATACACCTTGTCTCGAACGCTTCCCTGCTTATGATTAATGAGTAGCTCCCCATCACCAAATTTTATCTCTGCCAGACGCTTCCTCGAGATACCTACATGTTGACGCAAAAAATCGCGGAGCAACATTTCGTTGTGCTCCGCTGTGGCGTAAAACGTTGCTAGTGGTCTTTTCATTCTGTAATAAAGGACTCTCGAACTCTTTTCCAAAACGGGAAAGAGCGGAATCTAGCAAAACGTACTTTTTCTTCTGCTACACGGCATTGAATAGATTGGACCTTCTTTTGAACGAGGGTCAGATGATCGATTGTCACCTGAAAATCTCCTTCACTTTTAGGCTTTAAGAGACATGTATGGTGTTCTGGCAAAACGATTGGTGATCCAATTGTACGGTACACTCTATTGTTAATGGATGCCATTTCAGATAGTTGAATAGATGCAAGAGATGGGTGAAGAATGGCTCCTCCAAGCGCCTTATTATAAGCTGTAGAGCCTGAAGGCGTTGACATACATAGTCCGTCTCCTCTAAAGGTTTCAAAGGATTCACCTTTGATTTCAACGTCCATAACGAGAGAACCTTCCATACTTTTAACTGTACACTCATTAAGCGCTAGATAGCGCTCTGTCTCTTGATCGTTTGTATGTCTAATCACAACCTCTAAGAGAGGATACTCGACAATTTTAAATGGCGTTTTTGCAATATGGATAACAAGCTTCTCCACTTCATCTGGCTGCCAGTCTGCATAAAACCCTAAGTGCCCTGTATGTATACCGACAAAGCTTGTTAATGCTAAGCGATGCTTATATTGATGAAATGCCTCAAGGAGCGTTCCATCTCCCCCTATTGAAATAACGATATCAGGCTCTTGCTCATCGTAAATTAGATCAAACTCCTCAAGATATGTCTTAATTCGCTGAGTCAACACATTCGATGTATGATCGCCT
This window contains:
- a CDS encoding NAD kinase → MKFNVRSRGDHTSNVLTQRIKTYLEEFDLIYDEQEPDIVISIGGDGTLLEAFHQYKHRLALTSFVGIHTGHLGFYADWQPDEVEKLVIHIAKTPFKIVEYPLLEVVIRHTNDQETERYLALNECTVKSMEGSLVMDVEIKGESFETFRGDGLCMSTPSGSTAYNKALGGAILHPSLASIQLSEMASINNRVYRTIGSPIVLPEHHTCLLKPKSEGDFQVTIDHLTLVQKKVQSIQCRVAEEKVRFARFRSFPFWKRVRESFITE